One Ostrea edulis chromosome 2, xbOstEdul1.1, whole genome shotgun sequence genomic region harbors:
- the LOC125678626 gene encoding uncharacterized protein LOC125678626 isoform X5, producing the protein MSCNWQNDDYFSLLMSTDKKAHVALEMLVDDLHGDKERTVHKFLGHSGAEDFLYGLVRLLGSDNPRVAGNAAYIIGTVAETDMGCYRILGLAKSQQGERKILADLTRMLTFDDSESVMNAAGTMGTLAESYDGREWMLANPCLSETLNHITTLLQAENLWTASNAALVLARLAISENGCIAVLQHEHSQHILSKLVQSLGVDEAGRGMNAAFAIGRLCDMEVGRKRLLMLSDSERMLSSLAKMLSCDDTGASKNACFALSCLATNAEGHARLLKNIHSDNILRTLSELLSAEDSETGWFAAMTLRTLASQPRGCLRLRDHPQVLPALQAVDKGPNMNSDLKEEASITLEILKRLDRPSPPTIEVLGHNSMKASWEEVPTKSGFTVRYQLFDGSANKCVYTGKDLTCQIFGLQPCSQYTYKLRAFTEGDESPFSDPVTIVTEENVPTAPINLRVLGCTITQLKIGWDPPEQLNGTLKGYYIFLDDKVIDHTQELTSILTGLTANTSYQVEVCAATSRGKGEKSYVVGTTSEIGAHAPSKPHVQVLGRNELHITWEPPEVPLGRITRYDVLMNGKIIYSGTDLSYTVRRLTPDTEYSFVIVALTSEGKFDSKATKRRTAKDEYDSSRPPLYQAPSRRDSMGEVSNVSTTVSKKKKAASTVESKRQAASGKHRSLTPGNLRSKTPADQVTLATRPVSGSSCTSTIPEKESKENRETEQKDYSRTSDSQHNNADRVPTKSAPVHNVHFRETQHQSIPRNPSTKPERLSHVNKMFPLSVSYVSIQGNDEKDKEDKKLHKSGTFIENSNSNPMHGLRVERSRTTMHSSHVKRRTKVIENNGPINQNLIGQEYLTTLLGKTPEALQPKPAQDVQFSVNSHPIESNVSRQPTQASTEKQAYSETASGKQRKMSPILSQNPNKPENTALNQQSRARGSKDRPNKEVFLPKPVLPSQQYLEGRSQQGLSTPYGSRSLPSPRSLYLQREAEAGEHENQQKKSGSGSRNNPLFLAEHHHDCSYFLTMQEHHANSNISMHRISSVQPQAERTNQGFSLPNIPQRGNYRTVRKVLNKYQPPESVPSMPVVPSAQTFNLDIPENKSTMTTWNRTFIPMQLRTQPSNLPPSQLQRMNTTLGDQAKGHPHI; encoded by the exons GGTGGCAGGGAATGCAGCATACATCATCGGCACTGTGGCAGAAACAGATATGGGATGTTACAGGATTCTGGGGTTGGCCAAAAGTCAGCAGGGAGAGAGGAAAATCCTCGCTGACCTTACACGTATGCTGACTTTCGATGACTCAGAAAGTGTGATGAATGCAGCGGGAACTATGGGAACTCTG GCTGAGAGTTATGATGGTAGAGAGTGGATGCTTGCTAATCCATGTTTAAGTGAAACATTGAATCACATCACCACACTCTTACAAGCTGAAAATCTTTGGACGGCCAGCAATGCTGCTTTAGTTCTTGCCAG aTTAGCCATATCAGAAAATGGCTGCATTGCAGTACTGCAGCATGAACATTCACAACACATTCTTTCCAAATTAGTCCAGTCTCTTGGTGTTGATGAAGCAG GTCGTGGAATGAATGCTGCTTTTGCAATAGGTCGTCTCTGTGACATGGAAGTTGGCAGAAAGAGATTATTAATGTTGTCGGATTCTGAGAGAATG ttgtctTCCCTTGCAAAGATGTTGAGTTGTGATGATACAGGTGCTAGTAAAAATGCTTGTTTTGCCCTCAGTTGCCTAGCAACAAATGCAGAGGGTCATGCAAGACTCTTAAAGAATATTCACTCAGATAACATATTACGCACACTCTCGGAACTCCTGAGTGCGGAAGACAGCGAGACTGGGTGGTTTGCTGCAAT GACACTGAGAACCTTGGCTAGTCAGCCTAGAGGATGTCTTAGACTGAGAGACCACCCTCAAGTCCTACCAGCCTTACAG GCTGTAGATAAAGGTCCAAACATGAACAGTGATTTAAAGGAGGAGGCAAGCATTACATTGGAAATTCTTAAGAGGTTAGACAGACCTTCCCCACCAACCATTGAGG TGCTTGGACACAATTCCATGAAAGCATCATGGGAAGAAGTCCCAACTAAAAGTGGATTTACTGTTAGATATCAGCTTTTTGATG gttCAGCCAACAAATGTGTTTACACTGGTAAAGACTTAACTTGCCAGATTTTTGGACTTCAACCATGTTCACAATACACCTACAAACTCAGAGCTTTCACAGAGGGTGATGAAAGCCCATTCAGTGACCCTGTAACGATTGTCACTGAGGAAAATG TTCCGACTGCACCGATCAATTTACGTGTGTTAGGCTGTACAATAACACAGCTAAAAATAGGTTGGGACCCTCCAGAACAATTAAATGGGACTCTCAAAGGATACTACATTTTTTTAG ATGATAAAGTGATAGATCATACTCAGGAGCTGACTTCAATATTAACTGGACTAACCGCAAATACATCCTATCAAGTAGAG GTGTGTGCAGCTACCAGTAGAGGAAAAGGAGAGAAATCTTATGTTGTGGGGACTACCTCAGAAATAG gTGCACATGCCCCTTCAAAGCCTCATGTTCAAGTTCTTGGTAGAAATGAGTTACACATTACATGGGAACCCCCTGAGGTGCCTCTGGGGAGGATCACAAGATATGATGTTCTAATGAATGGCAAAATCATCTACTCCGGAACTGACCTTAGTTACACAGTCCGGAGATTGACCCCTGATACGGAATACTCATTCGTG ATTGTAGCATTGACAAGTGAAGGGAAATTTGATAGCAAAGCTACCAAAAGGCGAACAGCTAAAGATGAAT ATGACTCTAGTCGCCCACCCCTTTACCAGGCCCCGTCCAGGAGGGACAGCATGGGAGAGGTCTCCAATGTCTCAACTACTGTCAGCAAGAAGAAAAAGGCGGCGTCCACAGTGGAATCCAAACGCCAGGCAGCCAGTGGCAAA CATCGTTCCTTAACTCCTGGAAACCTGAGAAGTAAAACCCCTGCAGACCAAGTTACCTTGGCAACACGACCAGTATCAG GTAGTAGCTGTACCTCAACGATCCCAGAAAAAGAAAGTAAAGAAAATCGTGAAACTGAGCAA AAAGACTATTCAAGAACAAGTGATTCACAACACAATAATGCTGACAGAGTTCCAACAAAATCTGCGCCCGTTCACAATGTTCATTTCCGAGAAACTCAGCATCAATCTATTCCAAGAAATCCCTCCACTAAACCTGAACGTCTTTCTCATGTCAATAAAATGTTTCCTTTGTCAGTGTCCTATGTCTCAATTCAGGGGAACGATGAAAAAGATAAGGAAGACAAAAAATTACACAAATCTGGTACTTTTATTGAAAATTCCAACTCTAACCCCATGCATGGATTAAGGGTAGAGCGATCTCGGACTACAATGCACAGTAGCCATGTGAAAAGACGTACAAAAGTCATAGAAAACAATGGTCCTATAAACCAAAATTTGATAGGTCAAGAATACCTCACAACTTTATTAGGCAAAACACCGGAAGCTTTACAACCTAAACCAGCACAAGATGTGCAATTTAGTGTCAATTCTCATCCAATAGAAAGCAATGTTAGTCGACAGCCAACTCAGGCCTCCACTGAAAAACAAGCTTACAGTGAGACAGCATCAGGCAAACAGAGAAAAATGTCCCCCATACTGTCACAGAATCCAAACAAACCAGAAAACACGGCACTGAATCAACAGTCGAGGGCAAGGGGAAGCAAGGATAGGCCAAACAAAGAAGTGTTTCTTCCTAAACCTGTGTTACCTAGTCAGCAGTATTTGGAGGGAAGATCACAACAAGGCTTGTCCACACCTTACGGTTCTAGATCCCTGCCCAGTCCCAGATCACTCTATCTTCAGAGAGAGGCTGAGGCAGGagagcatgagaaccagcaaaAGAAAAG CGGTTCTGGAAGTAGAAACAATCCGTTGTTCCTCGCGGAACACCACCACGATTGTTCTTACTTCCTGACCATGCAAGAACACCATGCGAATAGTAACATCAGTATGCACAG AATTAGCTCTGTTCAGCCACAGGCAGAGAGAACAAACCAGGGATTCTCCCTTCCCAACATTCCTCAGCGAGGAAATTACAG aaCTGTGAGAAAAGTCTTGAACAAGTACCAGCCACCAGAGTCTGTTCCCTCTATGCCTGTCGTGCCCAGTGCTCAGACTTTCAATTTAGACATTCCTGAAAACAAGTCAACCATGACGACCTGGAACCGGACATTTATCCCCATGCAGCTCCGAACCCAGCCTTCCAACCTACCTCCTAGTCAGCTCCAGAGAATGAACACCACTCTTGGTGATCAAGCTAAAG